One window of the Eucalyptus grandis isolate ANBG69807.140 chromosome 8, ASM1654582v1, whole genome shotgun sequence genome contains the following:
- the LOC104456562 gene encoding CLIP-associated protein, with the protein MEEALELARAKDTKERLAAVERLYQLLEASRKSLSPHETSSLVDCCMDLLRDGNFRVCEGALQALASAAVLSGEHLKLHLNGLVPAVVERLGDGKQPVRDAARRLLLTLMEVSSPTIIVERAGSFAWTHKNWRVREEFARTVTSAIGLFASTELPLQRAILPPILQLLNDSNHGVREAALSCIEEMYTQAGSQFCDELQRHHIPSSMVKEINARLEKLEPQIRNSNGLTGNFAATDAKPTIHNPKRNSPRAKSSTRDTSQSGAEGDVTVKPVEPITVYSEKELIREFEKIASTLVPDKDWSVRIGAMQRIEALVSGGAADYPCFKGLLKQLVGPLNTQLSDRRSSIVKQACHLLCFLSKELLGDFEACAESLIPVLFKLVVITVLVIAESADNCIKTMLRNCKVSRVLPRLADCAKNDRNAVLRARCCEYALLVLEQWPDVPEIQRSADLFEDLIRCCVADAMSEVRSTARMCYRMFSKTWPERSRRLFLSFDPVIQRIINEEDGGLHRRHASPSIRERSAHMSSTHTSAHTGLPGYGTSAIVAMDRTSTLSSGTSLSSGLLLSQTKAAGKGAERSLESVLHSSKEKVSAIESMLRGLDVSDKRNPLALHSSSLDLGVDRPSSRDPPSPHAIPASNQSSLASDSATSVIGRGSNRNGGLGLSDIISQIQASKDSVKSSYHGNTVTETLSAFSAYSARRTSEKLHERGAIEEKSDIREARRSTNLHMERQYMNTPHRDGSLRDLHSSHVPNFQRPLSRKAVVGRMSASRRRSFDDSQLALSDLSSYVDGPASLSDALSEGLSSTSDWSTRVAAFSYIKSLLQQGPRGIQEVIQNFEKVMKLFFQHLDDPHHKVAQASLSTLADIIKSCRKPFEGYMERIVPHVFSRLIDPKESVRQPCSATLEILSKSYSTDSLLPALLRSLDEQRSPKAKLAVIEFAINSFSKHVANSEGSGNIGILKLWLAKLTPLAHDKNTKLKEAAISCLISIYSHYDSTAFLNFILSLSVEEQNSLRRALKQYTPRIEVDLMNFLQSKRERQRSKSGYDPYDVVGSSSEDGYIGQQRVGNFFGRYSAGSLDSNGGRKWSSMQDSSLPTGGIHVASNETHDNLNHDFSDFKSEDLSCTRNLTDNNIDSQIGRIEHTSPMSLEGLSSPQVDINSMSSPGLGAAENLGPDGEPSAEADLDNRNFSASKVNSLPDELSIPQILHMIGNGNDDLSSSNKRTGLQQLVEISQASDISIWTKYFNQILTIVLEVLDDSDSLIRELGLLSITEMLQNQKDMMEESIEIVIEKLLHAGKDDVAKVSNEAEHCLSIVLSKYDPFRCLSVIVPLLVTEDEKMLVTCINCLTKLVGRLSQEELMAQLPSFLPALFEAFGNQSADIRKTVVFCLVDIYIMLGKAFLPYLEGLNSTQLRLVTIYANRISQARTGTAIDTNHV; encoded by the exons ATGGAGGAGGCGCTGGAGCTCGCGCGCGCCAAGGACACGAAGGAGCGCCTGGCCGCCGTGGAGCGCCTCTACCAGCTCCTCGAGGCCTCCCGGAAGAGCCTCTCCCCGCACGAGACCTCGTCCCTCGTCGACTGCTGCATGGATCTCCTCCGGGACGGCAACTTCCGGGTCTGCGAGGGCGCGCTCCaggccctcgcctccgccgccgtGCTCTCCGGCGAGCACCTGAAGCTGCACCTCAACGGCCTCGTCCCCGCCGTCGTCGAGCGCCTCGGCGACGGGAAGCAGCCCGTGAGGGACGCCGCCCGGAGGCTGCTGCTCACTCTCATGGAG GTTTCTTCACCGACAATAATTGTTGAAAGGGCTGGGTCTTTCGCTTGGACTCACAAAAATTGGAGAGTCAGAGAAGAGTTTGCTCGGACTGTGACTTCTGCAATTGGTCTCTTTGCATCTACAGAACTTCCTCTTCAACGGGCCATCCTTCCGCCG ATTTTGCAATTGTTGAACGACTCAAATCATGGTGTCAGGGAAGCAGCTTTATCATGCATTGAG GAGATGTATACACAGGCTGGGTCTCAGTTTTGTGATGAACTTCAACGGCATCATATCCCTTCATCAATG GTGAAAGAGATCAATGCAAGATTAGAGAAGCTCGAACCACAAATTCGTAATTCAAATGGACTTACGGGTAATTTTGCTGCCACAGATGCAAAGCCTACAATTCATAACCCTAAACGAAATAGTCCCAGGGCAAAGAGTTCTACTAGGGATACGTCTCAATCTGGAG CTGAAGGTGATGTAACAGTAAAACCCGTAGAACCAATTACAGTATACTCAGAGAAAGAGCTGATAAGGGAATTTGAGAAGATTGCTTCTACCCTTGTACCAGATAAAGATTGGTCGGTTCGCATTGGTGCCATGCAGAGAATCGAAGCACTAGTTTCTGGAG GTGCTGCTGACTATCCATGTTTCAAGGGACTATTGAAGCAACTTGTGGGCCCTCTGAACACACAGTTGTCTGATAGAAGGTCCAGCATAGTAAAGCAG GCTTGCCACCTGCTATGCTTTTTATCCAAGGAGCTTCTGGGAGATTTTGAAGCCTGTGCTGAGTCACTCATTCCA GTTCTTTTCAAGCTAGTTGTGATCACTGTCCTTGTTATTGCAGAGTCTGCTGATAATTGTATAAAAACG ATGTTGCGTAACTGCAAGGTTTCACGTGTTCTTCCTCGCTTAGCCGACTGTGCAAAGAATGACCGAAATGCAGTACTTCGTGCAAG GTGTTGCGAGTATGCACTGTTGGTATTGGAACAATGGCCTGATGTGCCAGAAATACAGCGATCTGCTGATCTTTTTGAGGATCTTATAAGATGTTGTGTCGCTGATGCAATGAGTGAG GTTCGATCCACAGCCAGAATGTGCTACAGAATGTTTTCAAAAACTTGGCCAGAGCGCTCCCGGCGcttgtttttgtcttttgatCCTGTGATTCAGAGG ATAATAAATGAAGAAGATGGTGGCTTGCACAGACGACATGCTTCTCCTTCAATTCGTGAGAGAAGTGCACATATGTCGTCCACTCATACCTCTGCTCATACAGGTCTACCTGGATATGGAACTTCTGCTATTGTTGCAATGGATAGAACATCTACTTTATCCTCAGGgacttctctttcttcaggGCTGCTTTTGTCTCAGACAAAAGCAGCTGGTAAAGGTGCTGAACGTAGTCTTGAAAGTGTGTTACATTCTAGCAAAGAGAAGGTCAGTGCCATTGAAAGCATGCTTAGAGGCTTGGATGTATCTGATAAGCGAAATCCTTTGGCTCTCCATTCATCTAGTCTGGATTTAG GAGTTGACCGTCCATCTTCCCGTGATCCGCCATCTCCACATGCAATTCCAGCTTCTAACCAGAGCTCGTTAGCCTCAGATTCAGCCACATCAGTTATCGGCAGGGGTAGCAACCGAAATGGTGGCTTGGGTTTATCTGATATCATTTCTCAAATTCAAGCTTCCAAAGATTCTGTCAAGTCATCCTATCATGGTAATACGGTAACTGAGACTTTGTCAGCATTTTCTGCCTATTCAGCAAGGAGAACTTCAGAGAAGCTGCATGAAAGGGGTGCAATTGAGGAGAAAAGTGACATTAGGGAAGCTAGGCGATCGACGAATCTGCACATGGAGAGGCAATATATGAACACACCACACAGAGATGGAAGCTTAAGGGATTTACATAGCAGTCATGTCCCTAACTTCCAGAGGCCACTTTCGAGAAAGGCTGTGGTGGGAAGAATGTCTGCAAGCAGGAGGAGAAGCTTTGATGATAGCCAGCTAGCGCTGAGTGATTTATCAAGTTACGTGGATGGTCCAGCATCTCTAAGCGATGCCCTTAGTGAAGGTCTCAGTTCAACTTCTGACTGGTCTACTAGAGTTGCTGCGTTTAGTTATATAAAGTCTCTGCTGCAGCAAGGACCGAGAGGTATTCAAGAAGTTATCCAAAACTTtgagaaggtcatgaagctatTTTTCCAGCATTTGGATGATCCTCACCATAAAGTTGCGCAGGCATCTCTTTCCACTCTTGCTGACATCATTAAATCTTGCCGCAAACCCTTTGAGGGTTACATGGAAAGGATTGTACCCCATGTTTTCTCACGTTTGATTGACCCAAAAGAGTCAGTTCGGCAGCCTTGCTCAGCAACACTAGAGATTTTGAGTAAATCATACAGTACGGATTCTCTTCTACCTGCTTTGCTTCGATCACTTGATGAACAACGCTCTCCCAAGGCAAAATTGGCagtgatagaatttgccatcaATTCCTTTAGCAAGCATGTGGCAAACTCTGAAGGTTCTGGTAATATTGGTATATTGAAACTATGGCTTGCTAAGTTGACTCCCCTAGCCCATGATAAAAATACAAAGCTCAAGGAAGCAGCTATTTCTTGTCTCATATCAATTTATTCCCACTATGATTCGACTgcatttctcaattttatccTGAGTTTGTCTGTTGAGGAACAGAATTCCTTGAGACGAGCTCTTAAACAGTACACTCCTCGTATAGAAGTTGATCTGATGAACTTTTTGCAAAGCAAGAGAGAGCGGCAGCGTTCAAAGTCTGGTTATGATCCTTATGATGTTGTGGGCTCATCATCTGAAGATGGATATATTGGTCAGCAAAGGGTGGGTAATTTCTTTGGCAGGTATTCTGCTGGTTCCCTAGACAGTAATGGGGGCCGGAAGTGGAGTTCTATGCAAGATTCTTCCCTGCCTACTGGTGGGATTCATGTAGCATCTAATGAAACGCATGATAACTTGAACCATGACTTCTCTGATTTCAAGTCGGAAGATCTGAGCTGCACTAGAAATCTCACTGACAATAATATAGATTCCCAGATTGGTCGGATTGAACATACGTCTCCCATGAGTCTAGAGGGCTTGTCCAGTCCCCAGGTGGACATCAATAGTATGAGCAGTCCTGGCCTTGGGGCTGCTGAAAACTTAGGTCCTGATGGTGAGCCTTCAGCTGAGGCTGACCTTGACAATCGCAATTTCTCTGCTTCTAAGGTTAATTCATTGCCAGATGAGCTGAGTATTCCCCAAATTCTTCACATG ATCGGTAACGGCAATGATGATCTTTCATCTTCAAATAAAAGAACTGGACTTCAGCAGCTGGTTGAAATATCTCAGGCCAGTGATATTTCTATTTGGACAAAG tatttcaatcaaattttgacaattgTACTTGAGGTGTTGGATGATTCTGACTCCCTCATCCGTGAACTGGGTCTTTTGTCGATTACTGAAATGCTCCAGAATCAG AAAGATATGATGGAAGAGTCTATTGAGATTGTAATTGAAAAGCTGCTTCATGCTGGTAAGGATGACGTTGCCAAG GTTTCAAATGAAGCTGAGCATTGCTTATCTATTGTATTGTCCAAGTATGATCCCTTCAGATGTCTAAGT GTTATTGTTCCATTATTGGTCACTGAAGATGAGAAAATGCTTGTTACTTGCATAAATTGTTTAACGAAG CTTGTGGGACGGCTATCACAAGAGGAGCTGATGGCTCAGTTACCATCATTTTTACCTGCTCTTTTTGAAGCATTTGGGAACCAGAGTGCTGACATTCGCAAG ACTGTAGTTTTCTGTCTGGTGGATATATATATCATGCTTGGGAAGGCATTCTTGCCATACTTGGAAGGCCTTAACAGTACACAATTGCGCCTGGTGACTATCTATGCTAATCGTATATCGCAAGCCAGGACAGGTACTGCCATAGACACTAATCATGtttag